Proteins encoded within one genomic window of Rhododendron vialii isolate Sample 1 chromosome 1a, ASM3025357v1:
- the LOC131315630 gene encoding ubiquitin-activating enzyme E1 1-like isoform X2: protein MLPKKRISSKEEVVTEIDSSDSEGLVKKHRIDCSTEDINSVGDSIRSERIDRRGVLDMALGNGNMQEIDEDLHSRQLAVYGRETMRRLFASNVLISGMQGLGAEIAKNLVLAGVKSVTLHDEGTVELWDLSSNFIFSENDVGKNRALASVQKLQDLNNAVVVSTLTTELTKDKLSDFQAVVFTDINQEKAIEFNDYCHVHQPPIAFIKAEVRGLFGSVFCDFGPEFTVFDVDGEEPHTGIIASVSNDDSALVSCVDDERLEFQDGDLVMFSEIRGMTELNDGKPRKIKNARPYSFTLEEDTTNYGIYEKGGIVTQVKQPKILNFKPLREALKDPGDFLLSDFSKFDRPPLLHLAFQALDKFISALGRFPVAGSEEDAKKLISMATCINDGLGDGKVEDISPKLLRYFAFGARAVLNPMAAMFGGIVGQEVMKACSGKFHPLYQFFYFDSVESLPTEPLEPEDFRPLNSRYDAQISVFGLKLQKKLEDAQVFVVGSGALGCEFLKNLVLMGVSCGDQGKLTITDDDIIEKSNLSRQFLFRDWNIGQAKSTVAASAASAINPCFHIEALQNRVGTETENVFDDTFWENLSVVVNALDNVNARLYVDQRCLYFQKPLLESGTLGAKCNTQMVIPHLTENYGASRDPPEKQAPMCTVHSFPHNIDHCLTWARSEFEGLLEKTPAEVNAFLSNPIEYTSAMRNAGDAQARDNLERVLECLDRERCKTFQDCITWARLKFEDYFGNRVKQLIYTFPEDAATSTGAPFWSAPKRFPQPLQLSTADLSHLHFIIAGSILRAETFGIPIPDWAKNPSKLAEGVDRVVVPEFQPKKDVKIVTDEKATSLSTASIDDAAVIDELIMKLEQCRNSLHPGFRMKPIQFEKDDDTNYHMDLIAGLANMRARNYSIPEVDGLRAKLIAGRIIPAIATSTAMATGLVCLELYKVLEGRHKVEDYRNTFANLALPLFSMAEPVPPKVIKHQDTSWTVWDRWIVKDDPTLRGLLKWLSDKGLNAYSISCGSCLLYNSMFPRHRDRMDKKMVDLAREVAKLELPPYRNHFDVVVACEDDEDNDIDIPQLSIYFR, encoded by the exons ATGCTTCCTAAAAAGAGAATTAGTAGTAAAGAAGAAGTAGTAACAGAAATCGATTCCAGTGATAGCGAGGGCCTTGTCAAGAAGCATCGGATCGATTGCTCGACGGAGGACATAAACAGCGTCGGGGATAGTATTAGAAGCGAGAGGATTGACCGTAGAGGTGTTTTGGATATGGCGTTGGGAAACGGAAATATGCAGGAGATCGACGAGGATCTGCACAGCCGTCAGCTGGCGGTGTACGGACGCGAGACGATGCGGCGGCTGTTCGCCTCTAATGTACTAATCTCTGGGATGCAAGGCCTCGGAGCTGAAATCG CGAAGAACCTTGTACTTGCTGGTGTCAAGTCTGTCACATTGCATGATGAGGGAACAGTGGAGTTGTGGGATTTGTCCAGCAATTTCATTTTTTCGGAGAATGATGTTGGTAAGAACAGAGCTCTTGCATCTGTTCAAAAGTTGCAGGACCTTAACAACGCTGTGGTCGTTTCTACTTTAACCACGGAATTGACGAAAGATAAACTTTCTGATTTCCAG GCTGTGGTTTTTACTGACATTAACCAAGAGAAAGCCATCGAGTTTAATGATTACTGCCATGTTCACCAGCCTCCTATTGCATTCATCAAGGCTGAAGTTAGAGGCCTCTTTGGAAGTGTATTTTGCGATTTCGGGCCTGAGTTTACTGTTTTTGATGTTGATGGTGAGGAACCACACACAGGTATCATTGCATCTGTCAGTAATGATGACTCTGCACTTGTGTCGTGTGTTGATGATGAAAGGCTCGAGTTCCAGGATGGGGATCTTGTTATGTTTTCTGAAATCAGGGGAATGACAGAACTCAATGACGGAAAGCcaagaaagataaaaaatgcGAGGCCTTACTCGTTCACTCTTGAAGAGGACACTACGAACTATGGTATCTATGAGAAAGGTGGTATTGTCACACAGGTGAAGCAGCCCAAGATATTGAACTTTAAGCCTTTGAGAGAAGCTCTGAAGGATCCAGGCGATTTCCTTCTCAGCGATTTCTCCAAGTTTGACCGACCACCTCTGTTGCACTTGGCATTCCAAGCGCTCGACAAATTTATTTCTGCACTGGGACGCTTCCCTGTTGCTGGCTCAGAAGAGGATGCGAAGAAGCTGATATCAATGGCTACCTGCATCAATGATGGCTTGGGAGATGGGAAAGTCGAAGATATCAGTCCCAAACTTTTGCGGTACTTTGCTTTTGGTGCCCGAGCAGTGTTGAACCCCATGGCTGCCATGTTTGGTGGTATAGTGGGACAGGAGGTTATGAAGGCATGCTCTGGAAAATTTCATCCGCTTTATCAG TTCTTTTACTTCGACTCAGTTGAATCACTTCCCACGGAGCCTCTAGAACCTGAGGATTTCAGACCATTGAATAGCCGGTATGATGCTCAGATTTCAGTTTTCGGGTTGAAACTGCAGAAGAAACTGGAGGATGCTCAAGTGTTTGTTGTAGGATCTGGTGCACTTGGCTGCGAGTTTCTAAAGAATTTGGTTCTGATGGGAGTGTCATGTGGCGACCAAGGGAAGCTGACAATTACTGATGATGACATCATTGAGAAGAGTAACCTCAGTAGGCAGTTTCTCTTTCGTGATTGGAACATTGGGCAGGCAAAATCTACtgttgctgcttctgctgcttcAGCAATAAATCCTTGTTTCCATATAGAGGCTCTGCAGAACCGTGTGGGCACTGAGACCGAGAATGTATTCGATGATACCTTCTGGGAGAATCTAAGTGTTGTTGTTAATGCACTGGACAATGTCAATGCCAGGCTTTATGTTGATCAGAGATGCTTGTATTTCCAGAAGCCACTTCTTGAATCAGGAACCCTTGGTGCAAAGTGTAACACACAGATGGTAATTCCTCACCTGACTGAAAACTATGGTGCCTCAAGAGATCCACCCGAGAAGCAAGCACCTATGTGCACGGTTCACTCTTTCCCTCACAACATTGACCACTGCTTGACATGGGCTCGATCAGAGTTTGAAGGCTTGCTTGAGAAAACCCCAGCAGAAGTGAATGCTTTCCTTTCAAATCCAATTGAGTACACCTCTGCTATGAGGAATGCTGGTGATGCTCAAGCCAGAGACAACCTGGAACGGGTTCTGGAGTGCCTTGACAGAGAAAGATGCAAAACATTTCAAGACTGCATTACCTGGGCTCGTCTAAA GTTTGAAGATTACTTTGGCAACCGTGTGAAACAGTTGATCTATACTTTTCCTGAAGATGCTGCGACCAGTACTGGGGCTCCATTTTGGTCGGCTCCTAAGCGCTTCCCCCAGCCGTTGCAACTCTCTACTGCTGATCTCAGCCACCTCCATTTCATTATAGCAGGATCAATACTAAGAGCAGAGACATTTGGCATTCCAATTCCCGACTGGGCCAAGAACCCTAGCAAGTTGGCTGAAGGTGTTGATAGGGTGGTAGTCCCTGAATTTCAACCCAAGAAAGATGTGAAAATTGTGACCGATGAGAAGGCTACTAGCCTTTCCACTGCATCTATAGATGATGCAGCAGTCATCGATGAACTAATCATGAAGCTAGAACAGTGCCGGAATAGTCTGCATCCTGGGTTTAGGATGAAACCAATTCAGTTTGagaag GATGATGATACGAACTACCATATGGACTTAATAGCTGGGCTTGCTAACATGAGGGCTAGAAATTACAGTATTCCTGAAGTTGACGGGCTGAGAGCCAAACTCATTGCCGGAAGGATTATCCCTGCAATTGCAACCTCCACAGCAATGGCCACAGGTCTGGTCTGCCTAGAGCTGTACAAGGTTCTAGAAGGAAGGCACAAAGTGGAGGACTATAGGAACACATTTGCCAACCTGGCACTCCCTCTATTCTCCATGGCAGAGCCGGTCCCGCCTAAGGTCATAAAGCACCAGGACACGAGCTGGACTGTGTGGGACAGGTGGATTGTGAAAGACGATCCTACTTTGAGGGGACTTCTCAAATGGCTTTCTGACAAGGGGCTGAATGCATATAGTATATCATGTGGGAGTTGCTTGCTTTACAATAGCATGTTCCCTCGGCACAGAGATAGGATGGACAAGAAGATGGTGGATTTGGCTAGGGAAGTAGCTAAGTTGGAACTCCCTCCATATCGGAATCACTTTGATGTTGTGGTGGCTTGTGAGGATGATGAAGATAATGACATTGACATCCCTCAGCTTTCCATTTACTTCCGTTAG
- the LOC131315630 gene encoding ubiquitin-activating enzyme E1 1-like isoform X1, protein MSFSLPCRVDSSHRFRLNGHLSSAFDRLPSPLSAQQKPKYVKPKPINTPCPPSLSLSLRISTLLPQPNQPPPLARCQNQQLTTPPPSPHSLSSHQSPHRCSNRKLLHFMLPKKRISSKEEVVTEIDSSDSEGLVKKHRIDCSTEDINSVGDSIRSERIDRRGVLDMALGNGNMQEIDEDLHSRQLAVYGRETMRRLFASNVLISGMQGLGAEIAKNLVLAGVKSVTLHDEGTVELWDLSSNFIFSENDVGKNRALASVQKLQDLNNAVVVSTLTTELTKDKLSDFQAVVFTDINQEKAIEFNDYCHVHQPPIAFIKAEVRGLFGSVFCDFGPEFTVFDVDGEEPHTGIIASVSNDDSALVSCVDDERLEFQDGDLVMFSEIRGMTELNDGKPRKIKNARPYSFTLEEDTTNYGIYEKGGIVTQVKQPKILNFKPLREALKDPGDFLLSDFSKFDRPPLLHLAFQALDKFISALGRFPVAGSEEDAKKLISMATCINDGLGDGKVEDISPKLLRYFAFGARAVLNPMAAMFGGIVGQEVMKACSGKFHPLYQFFYFDSVESLPTEPLEPEDFRPLNSRYDAQISVFGLKLQKKLEDAQVFVVGSGALGCEFLKNLVLMGVSCGDQGKLTITDDDIIEKSNLSRQFLFRDWNIGQAKSTVAASAASAINPCFHIEALQNRVGTETENVFDDTFWENLSVVVNALDNVNARLYVDQRCLYFQKPLLESGTLGAKCNTQMVIPHLTENYGASRDPPEKQAPMCTVHSFPHNIDHCLTWARSEFEGLLEKTPAEVNAFLSNPIEYTSAMRNAGDAQARDNLERVLECLDRERCKTFQDCITWARLKFEDYFGNRVKQLIYTFPEDAATSTGAPFWSAPKRFPQPLQLSTADLSHLHFIIAGSILRAETFGIPIPDWAKNPSKLAEGVDRVVVPEFQPKKDVKIVTDEKATSLSTASIDDAAVIDELIMKLEQCRNSLHPGFRMKPIQFEKDDDTNYHMDLIAGLANMRARNYSIPEVDGLRAKLIAGRIIPAIATSTAMATGLVCLELYKVLEGRHKVEDYRNTFANLALPLFSMAEPVPPKVIKHQDTSWTVWDRWIVKDDPTLRGLLKWLSDKGLNAYSISCGSCLLYNSMFPRHRDRMDKKMVDLAREVAKLELPPYRNHFDVVVACEDDEDNDIDIPQLSIYFR, encoded by the exons ATGTCGTTTAGCCTGCCTTGCCGTGTTGACTCTTCTCATCGGTTTCGGTTGAACGGTCACCTCTCATCAGCCTTCGACCGACTTCCATCTCCCCTTTCAGCCCAACAAAAACCCAAATACGTAAAACCCAAGCCCATAAATACCCCTTGCCccccctcactctctctctccctccgcatctccacacttctccccCAGCCtaaccaaccaccaccactcgCCCGATGCCAAAACCAACAGCTCACCACTCCGCCCCCctctcctcactctctctcatcgcATCAATCCCCGCACCGCTGCTCCAATCG GAAGTTGTTGCACTTTATGCTTCCTAAAAAGAGAATTAGTAGTAAAGAAGAAGTAGTAACAGAAATCGATTCCAGTGATAGCGAGGGCCTTGTCAAGAAGCATCGGATCGATTGCTCGACGGAGGACATAAACAGCGTCGGGGATAGTATTAGAAGCGAGAGGATTGACCGTAGAGGTGTTTTGGATATGGCGTTGGGAAACGGAAATATGCAGGAGATCGACGAGGATCTGCACAGCCGTCAGCTGGCGGTGTACGGACGCGAGACGATGCGGCGGCTGTTCGCCTCTAATGTACTAATCTCTGGGATGCAAGGCCTCGGAGCTGAAATCG CGAAGAACCTTGTACTTGCTGGTGTCAAGTCTGTCACATTGCATGATGAGGGAACAGTGGAGTTGTGGGATTTGTCCAGCAATTTCATTTTTTCGGAGAATGATGTTGGTAAGAACAGAGCTCTTGCATCTGTTCAAAAGTTGCAGGACCTTAACAACGCTGTGGTCGTTTCTACTTTAACCACGGAATTGACGAAAGATAAACTTTCTGATTTCCAG GCTGTGGTTTTTACTGACATTAACCAAGAGAAAGCCATCGAGTTTAATGATTACTGCCATGTTCACCAGCCTCCTATTGCATTCATCAAGGCTGAAGTTAGAGGCCTCTTTGGAAGTGTATTTTGCGATTTCGGGCCTGAGTTTACTGTTTTTGATGTTGATGGTGAGGAACCACACACAGGTATCATTGCATCTGTCAGTAATGATGACTCTGCACTTGTGTCGTGTGTTGATGATGAAAGGCTCGAGTTCCAGGATGGGGATCTTGTTATGTTTTCTGAAATCAGGGGAATGACAGAACTCAATGACGGAAAGCcaagaaagataaaaaatgcGAGGCCTTACTCGTTCACTCTTGAAGAGGACACTACGAACTATGGTATCTATGAGAAAGGTGGTATTGTCACACAGGTGAAGCAGCCCAAGATATTGAACTTTAAGCCTTTGAGAGAAGCTCTGAAGGATCCAGGCGATTTCCTTCTCAGCGATTTCTCCAAGTTTGACCGACCACCTCTGTTGCACTTGGCATTCCAAGCGCTCGACAAATTTATTTCTGCACTGGGACGCTTCCCTGTTGCTGGCTCAGAAGAGGATGCGAAGAAGCTGATATCAATGGCTACCTGCATCAATGATGGCTTGGGAGATGGGAAAGTCGAAGATATCAGTCCCAAACTTTTGCGGTACTTTGCTTTTGGTGCCCGAGCAGTGTTGAACCCCATGGCTGCCATGTTTGGTGGTATAGTGGGACAGGAGGTTATGAAGGCATGCTCTGGAAAATTTCATCCGCTTTATCAG TTCTTTTACTTCGACTCAGTTGAATCACTTCCCACGGAGCCTCTAGAACCTGAGGATTTCAGACCATTGAATAGCCGGTATGATGCTCAGATTTCAGTTTTCGGGTTGAAACTGCAGAAGAAACTGGAGGATGCTCAAGTGTTTGTTGTAGGATCTGGTGCACTTGGCTGCGAGTTTCTAAAGAATTTGGTTCTGATGGGAGTGTCATGTGGCGACCAAGGGAAGCTGACAATTACTGATGATGACATCATTGAGAAGAGTAACCTCAGTAGGCAGTTTCTCTTTCGTGATTGGAACATTGGGCAGGCAAAATCTACtgttgctgcttctgctgcttcAGCAATAAATCCTTGTTTCCATATAGAGGCTCTGCAGAACCGTGTGGGCACTGAGACCGAGAATGTATTCGATGATACCTTCTGGGAGAATCTAAGTGTTGTTGTTAATGCACTGGACAATGTCAATGCCAGGCTTTATGTTGATCAGAGATGCTTGTATTTCCAGAAGCCACTTCTTGAATCAGGAACCCTTGGTGCAAAGTGTAACACACAGATGGTAATTCCTCACCTGACTGAAAACTATGGTGCCTCAAGAGATCCACCCGAGAAGCAAGCACCTATGTGCACGGTTCACTCTTTCCCTCACAACATTGACCACTGCTTGACATGGGCTCGATCAGAGTTTGAAGGCTTGCTTGAGAAAACCCCAGCAGAAGTGAATGCTTTCCTTTCAAATCCAATTGAGTACACCTCTGCTATGAGGAATGCTGGTGATGCTCAAGCCAGAGACAACCTGGAACGGGTTCTGGAGTGCCTTGACAGAGAAAGATGCAAAACATTTCAAGACTGCATTACCTGGGCTCGTCTAAA GTTTGAAGATTACTTTGGCAACCGTGTGAAACAGTTGATCTATACTTTTCCTGAAGATGCTGCGACCAGTACTGGGGCTCCATTTTGGTCGGCTCCTAAGCGCTTCCCCCAGCCGTTGCAACTCTCTACTGCTGATCTCAGCCACCTCCATTTCATTATAGCAGGATCAATACTAAGAGCAGAGACATTTGGCATTCCAATTCCCGACTGGGCCAAGAACCCTAGCAAGTTGGCTGAAGGTGTTGATAGGGTGGTAGTCCCTGAATTTCAACCCAAGAAAGATGTGAAAATTGTGACCGATGAGAAGGCTACTAGCCTTTCCACTGCATCTATAGATGATGCAGCAGTCATCGATGAACTAATCATGAAGCTAGAACAGTGCCGGAATAGTCTGCATCCTGGGTTTAGGATGAAACCAATTCAGTTTGagaag GATGATGATACGAACTACCATATGGACTTAATAGCTGGGCTTGCTAACATGAGGGCTAGAAATTACAGTATTCCTGAAGTTGACGGGCTGAGAGCCAAACTCATTGCCGGAAGGATTATCCCTGCAATTGCAACCTCCACAGCAATGGCCACAGGTCTGGTCTGCCTAGAGCTGTACAAGGTTCTAGAAGGAAGGCACAAAGTGGAGGACTATAGGAACACATTTGCCAACCTGGCACTCCCTCTATTCTCCATGGCAGAGCCGGTCCCGCCTAAGGTCATAAAGCACCAGGACACGAGCTGGACTGTGTGGGACAGGTGGATTGTGAAAGACGATCCTACTTTGAGGGGACTTCTCAAATGGCTTTCTGACAAGGGGCTGAATGCATATAGTATATCATGTGGGAGTTGCTTGCTTTACAATAGCATGTTCCCTCGGCACAGAGATAGGATGGACAAGAAGATGGTGGATTTGGCTAGGGAAGTAGCTAAGTTGGAACTCCCTCCATATCGGAATCACTTTGATGTTGTGGTGGCTTGTGAGGATGATGAAGATAATGACATTGACATCCCTCAGCTTTCCATTTACTTCCGTTAG
- the LOC131335936 gene encoding protein LIGHT-DEPENDENT SHORT HYPOCOTYLS 5-like, giving the protein MDSATGAGAPDPNEGEGPSSTAPGGGESAEAGSTAAAAPPSRYESQKRRDWNTFLQYLKNHKPPLTLARCSGAHVIEFLKYLDQFGKTKVHATGCPHFGQPNPPAPCACPMKQAWGSLDALIGRLRAAYEENGGQPESNPFGARAVRIYLREVREGQAKARGIPYEKKKRKRATAAAENVSVGGSSSGGGGEGSSGGGSDVAATVDPSSNK; this is encoded by the coding sequence ATGGATTCGGCAACCGGAGCCGGAGCGCCCGACCCGAACGAGGGCGAGGGTCCCTCATCGACCGCTCCAGGCGGCGGAGAATCGGCGGAGGCCGGGTCAACTGCGGCGGCGGCGCCGCCGAGCCGGTACGAGTCGCAAAAGCGACGAGACTGGAACACGTTCTTGCAGTACCTGAAGAACCACAAGCCGCCGCTGACGCTGGCTCGGTGCAGCGGCGCGCACGTGATCGAGTTCCTCAAGTACCTCGACCAGTTCGGCAAGACGAAGGTGCACGCGACGGGCTGCCCGCACTTCGGGCAACCGAACCCGCCCGCCCCGTGCGCGTGCCCGATGAAGCAGGCGTGGGGGAGCCTCGACGCGCTCATTGGGCGGCTGCGAGCCGCGTACGAGGAGAACGGGGGGCAGCCTGAGTCGAACCCGTTCGGGGCGAGGGCGGTTAGGATTTACTTGAGGGAAGTTCGCGAAGGTCAGGCCAAGGCTAGAGGGATACCGTACGAGAAGAAGAAGCGGAAAAGAGCAACGGCGGCGGCGGAAAATGTGTCGGTGGGCGGTAGTagtagcggtggtggtggtgaagggagtagtggtggtggttctGATGTGGCGGCTACTGTTGATCCTTCAAGTAACAAGTAA